CGACGAAAGCGTGCAAAGTGCAATGGGGCTAATGACGGAGCGGCGCATCCGCCACTTGCCGATTTTGAACTACGACGGTCAATTGGTCGGCCTGATATCCATTGGCGACTTGGTGAAACAGCAGCACGACGAACTGTCGCGCGAGAATCACTATTTGAAGAGCTACATTCACGGCTAGCCTTCGCCGACCGCTGCCTGACGGGCGCGACTCGGATTTGAAAATGCCTGGAGTATAGTTCTTGGGCCGCCTCATGCTGCGCGCTCGGGCACCTGTTGCCAATGGATCCTGCTTAACTTACAGGTGTTCATGCCGGCGCGATCCTTAGAGTGCCTGCACGACTTCGCCGCCGGCACGGGTAATTAGCTTTTTCAACAACTCCGGTTCAATAAAGTTCGTCAGCGCGGCGACGTGGCCGTCGACAAAGACGGCATTGAAGATGCCGCCTTCCCAAAGACCGCCGAACTCGCTGACGTCAACGTCTTTCTCCGGATCGAACTCCCAATCTTCGGGCTTGGTCCAGGGGACTGCTTTTTCGGGCGCCACTTCGACGACCATGATCGTGTTGCTCGTGCCGTCGGTGAAATTTTGCAACGAGAGGCCGTCGTTTCCCTCAAACGCAGCACCTTCGCCGACGACGGCCAGATAAACCGTCTTTCCAACTTCGTGCAACTTCGGGTGCTTGTAAACGGCGGGCATCCGGTCGATGAGCTTTTTATTGTGGTCGCTGTCCCAGGGTTCATCGAGGTGAAATTCCTTGTAAAGCGCCGCCTCCTCCGCTTCCGGGAGCAGGTGAACTCGCCAGCTCAAAAGCGGCTTACCCTGCTTGTCGAAGTTGGCGACCGCCGGCAGGTGTTTGTGCTTGTCTGCATAATTCAACAGACCGAGCGCAATTTGCTTGAGATTGTTTTGCGAGGCATTGCGATGGGCCGCTTCGCGCGAAGCTTGTATTGCAGGCATCAGCAAACTGGCGAGCATCCCCCATTGAGCCGTGCCAATTTGCACGTCGGCATGCATCGCCACCTGATTGCCGGTCGCTTTCGGTCCCATGGCCGCCAGAATGCCATCGCTCAGTCGCTCGACATACTTTATGGCGGCAACTTTAATCTCAAGATCTTCGGCGCTCCCTTTCTCCATGTCCTCAGAAATTTGCGCCAGCAGCAGCGCTCGGCCCGCGCGGAAACCGCGTTCGATTACCGCGGCCACATTGCCGGCCGTCTCTGCATCGCGCGTGCCAAGGGTGAGGTCAAAAACGACTCCGTCTCCTCCTTCGGTCTTGAGGTTCGCCGTCAATTTCGCCGTATCGACGGTCATCGGCAGGTCAAACAAATCCTTCAGTCCTTCGGGCGCGAAGTGCTGC
This genomic interval from Pirellulales bacterium contains the following:
- a CDS encoding DUF1559 domain-containing protein codes for the protein MRCRWMAAVALLIGGSGQLLAQEAGATKPRLAPLDLHYIPGDAIAAAVVQPHRMLTSPQTQWWPTEILSALGKKEFGFDPLEVEQAIGIVSLPRPGAGNPLGCILKFRAPLNAEAVAAKIVPRGKEEKIDGHRAVVGASEYQPSVAFPDDRTAVLATRENLAVLLAAKPGEDPLHKLLKSADGSPDVAVYFVIEPIRPMLVEALPMMQHFAPEGLKDLFDLPMTVDTAKLTANLKTEGGDGVVFDLTLGTRDAETAGNVAAVIERGFRAGRALLLAQISEDMEKGSAEDLEIKVAAIKYVERLSDGILAAMGPKATGNQVAMHADVQIGTAQWGMLASLLMPAIQASREAAHRNASQNNLKQIALGLLNYADKHKHLPAVANFDKQGKPLLSWRVHLLPEAEEAALYKEFHLDEPWDSDHNKKLIDRMPAVYKHPKLHEVGKTVYLAVVGEGAAFEGNDGLSLQNFTDGTSNTIMVVEVAPEKAVPWTKPEDWEFDPEKDVDVSEFGGLWEGGIFNAVFVDGHVAALTNFIEPELLKKLITRAGGEVVQAL